One window from the genome of Pararhizobium gei encodes:
- a CDS encoding IS630 family transposase (programmed frameshift), with protein sequence MGSAISLRSDFDGARLRLLARQTRDADQARRLLALASIYDGGSRADAARLGSVTVQIVRDWVVRFNERGPAGLINGKAPGKPSLLNDEQRTALAQAIERGPTPYLDGVVRWRLCDLAQWIWEEFRISVSEETLGREVRAMGYRKLSARPRHHAQDAEAAEAFKKNFPAAVAEIAAGPAKGKVIEIWFQDEARIGQKNKITRRWAKRGSRPSAPHDQRTRSAYIFGAICPKHGKAAALVMPWCDTHAMNQHLIEISRNVAVHAHAVLIMDQAGWHMSNNLVVPENITILPLPPKSPELNPVENIWQFMRDNWLSNRVFKSYEDIVDHCCYAWRTLQQRPWKIMSIGRRKWAQGF encoded by the exons ATGGGTTCAGCGATTTCTTTGCGATCGGACTTCGACGGAGCCAGGTTGCGGCTTCTGGCTCGGCAGACACGCGATGCCGATCAGGCACGGCGGCTTCTGGCACTTGCATCGATCTATGATGGCGGCTCACGCGCCGATGCCGCCCGGCTTGGCAGTGTGACGGTTCAGATCGTGCGCGACTGGGTGGTGCGCTTCAATGAACGCGGTCCCGCCGGCCTTATCAACGGCAAGGCCCCGGGCAAACCTTCTCTCCTGAACGATGAACAGCGAACGGCTTTGGCGCAAGCCATAGAGCGCGGACCGACCCCGTATCTGGATGGAGTCGTTCGCTGGCGTCTGTGTGATCTGGCGCAATGGATTTGGGAAGAGTTCCGCATCTCGGTGAGCGAGGAGACCCTGGGCCGCGAAGTGCGTGCCATGGGCTATCGCAAGCTCTCGGCTCGCCCAAGACATCATGCGCAGGATGCCGAGGCGGCCGAGGCATTTAAAAAAA ACTTCCCCGCCGCTGTGGCAGAAATCGCCGCAGGTCCCGCCAAGGGCAAAGTAATCGAAATCTGGTTCCAGGACGAAGCCCGGATAGGCCAGAAGAACAAGATCACGCGTCGTTGGGCCAAGCGGGGCTCAAGGCCGTCCGCGCCGCACGACCAGCGAACCCGATCGGCCTATATCTTCGGTGCCATCTGTCCCAAGCACGGCAAGGCCGCCGCTCTCGTCATGCCGTGGTGCGACACCCATGCCATGAACCAGCACCTGATCGAGATATCCCGCAACGTCGCCGTTCATGCACACGCCGTCCTCATCATGGATCAGGCCGGATGGCACATGTCCAACAATCTCGTCGTTCCAGAAAACATCACCATCCTGCCACTGCCGCCCAAATCGCCCGAGTTGAACCCGGTCGAAAACATCTGGCAGTTCATGAGGGACAACTGGCTCTCAAACCGAGTCTTCAAATCCTACGAGGATATCGTCGACCACTGCTGCTACGCTTGGAGAACCCTCCAGCAACGACCATGGAAGATCATGTCAATCGGCCGACGCAAATGGGCGCAAGGGTTCTAA
- a CDS encoding M10 family metallopeptidase C-terminal domain-containing protein, protein MTTVVSATPTGDEYIDGVLYGTQWGGPITYSFADNISDFGPSYSHTIGGFQQISATQQNAIQSILEGNVASGTALFTYGSFEQVANLDISLAADPFGASDVTIAQTNTFDGSNLSTARVADFPELDQRSSGGDVWFGDDYASYRTPEVGTYSWMTHIHELGHAVGLSHGHNAGTSIPGFQFAIPHDRDSTEFSVMSYRAYIGDPLFGGSSNETYGYSQTLMMYDIAALQHLYGADFTTNSSDTVYTWSGTTGEMFVNGVGQGAPGGGIGGAANRVYLTIWDGEGRDTYDFSTYTENSFIDLAPGAWSLVSQVQRANLGEGAYANGNVYNALQYDGDVRSLIENAEGGSANDDIGGNAAANELSGNDGNDILVGQAGSDNLLGGAGTDTLYGDFRTPAVNYSGTGLFTENQDPTNSTRETARDITAAIGYRADVDIEHSDVNPSVKISATGDGSFDWFAFNVTRAGQITLDIDGSMDSFIELYDATGTRIAFNEDSSTDAGDSTTQNVDWKSFISYTVTTPGTYFVKVGVYSGVGSGGPPGAVIPVGTAYTLGIVLPLPVDSTTAGFGNDTLNGGSGADVMFGGAGNDIYVVDDAGDVVTETTGAGIDEIRSSVTRTLSVNVEKLTLLGSANINGSGNTLGNLLVGNAGANILDGKAGADTLQGLGGNDIYQVDNASDEVFEAGGQGSDTVQTTVSYTLAAGQEIETLRLLGSTGSTALNLTGNEFVNTLIGNAGANILDGKAGADTLQGLGGNDIYQIDNAGDIVMESAGQGADTVQTAVSYTLAAGQEIETLRLLGSTGSTALNLTGNTFGQTLIGNAGANILDGKAGADTLQGLGGNDVYQIDNIGDTVLELIGQGADTVQTAVSYALAIGQEIETLRLLASTGSAALNLTGNAFGQSLIGNTGANTLNGGRGKDTLIGGQGDDTYFFNTTLDAATNDDTIVGFSGVAGNNDTIALRQTIFANLSAGSLNAANFIATSTGAAQDANDFIVYDLRDGALIYDTNGSASGGDIVFARLSGIPTLTAADFVIV, encoded by the coding sequence ATGACCACAGTTGTCAGTGCAACGCCGACAGGCGATGAATATATCGATGGCGTGTTGTACGGCACGCAATGGGGCGGACCTATTACCTATAGTTTCGCCGATAATATTTCCGACTTCGGTCCAAGTTATTCGCATACGATCGGCGGATTTCAGCAGATCAGCGCGACCCAACAGAATGCTATTCAATCCATTCTTGAAGGAAACGTGGCCAGCGGCACGGCTTTGTTCACCTACGGCTCCTTCGAGCAGGTTGCAAATCTTGATATATCGCTTGCTGCGGATCCGTTCGGTGCGTCCGACGTCACGATTGCGCAAACCAACACATTCGACGGGAGCAACCTGTCGACAGCGCGCGTCGCCGATTTCCCCGAACTTGATCAAAGGTCGTCCGGCGGCGATGTCTGGTTCGGCGATGACTACGCATCCTACCGCACACCGGAGGTCGGAACCTATTCATGGATGACGCACATACACGAGCTCGGCCATGCCGTCGGTCTCAGTCACGGGCATAATGCCGGGACAAGTATTCCGGGATTTCAGTTCGCCATCCCCCATGACCGCGATTCCACTGAATTCTCCGTAATGTCATACCGGGCATATATTGGAGACCCGCTCTTTGGAGGCTCTTCGAATGAAACCTACGGTTACTCCCAAACCTTGATGATGTACGACATCGCCGCTTTGCAGCATCTCTATGGCGCTGATTTTACGACAAATTCTTCCGATACTGTCTATACTTGGTCTGGAACGACCGGGGAAATGTTCGTGAACGGTGTCGGTCAGGGCGCACCGGGCGGCGGCATTGGCGGCGCTGCCAACCGTGTGTATCTGACGATCTGGGACGGCGAAGGCAGGGACACCTACGACTTCTCGACCTATACGGAAAACAGCTTCATAGACTTGGCGCCAGGAGCCTGGTCGCTGGTTTCGCAGGTACAGCGGGCCAATCTCGGCGAAGGCGCTTATGCCAATGGCAATGTCTACAATGCCTTGCAGTATGATGGCGATGTGCGCTCCCTGATCGAAAACGCTGAAGGCGGTAGTGCGAATGACGACATCGGCGGCAACGCGGCCGCCAACGAACTGTCCGGAAACGATGGCAATGACATTCTCGTTGGTCAGGCGGGATCCGACAATCTTTTGGGCGGGGCGGGGACCGACACACTTTATGGGGATTTCAGGACGCCTGCAGTCAACTATTCCGGTACCGGGCTTTTCACTGAAAACCAGGATCCCACTAACAGTACGCGCGAGACGGCACGCGATATTACCGCCGCAATCGGCTATCGCGCCGACGTCGATATCGAGCACTCCGACGTCAATCCAAGCGTGAAGATAAGTGCAACGGGAGACGGCAGTTTCGACTGGTTTGCCTTTAACGTGACCAGGGCCGGCCAGATCACGCTCGATATCGATGGATCGATGGACAGCTTTATCGAGCTTTACGACGCGACAGGAACGCGCATTGCTTTTAACGAGGATTCCTCTACCGATGCAGGTGACAGCACCACGCAGAATGTGGATTGGAAAAGCTTCATTTCCTACACCGTCACGACACCAGGCACATATTTCGTCAAAGTCGGTGTCTATAGCGGTGTTGGCAGCGGAGGTCCCCCGGGGGCCGTGATTCCTGTCGGAACGGCCTACACGCTGGGTATTGTCCTACCGCTCCCCGTCGATTCAACGACCGCAGGATTCGGGAATGATACGCTGAACGGCGGTAGCGGCGCGGATGTCATGTTCGGCGGCGCGGGCAACGACATCTATGTCGTGGACGATGCGGGAGACGTGGTTACCGAGACGACCGGAGCGGGCATCGACGAGATCAGGTCGTCTGTCACGCGAACACTCAGTGTGAATGTCGAAAAGCTGACGCTTCTCGGTTCCGCAAACATCAACGGTTCGGGGAACACCCTGGGCAACCTGTTGGTCGGCAATGCCGGAGCCAATATTCTCGATGGCAAGGCCGGGGCCGACACGCTTCAGGGGCTCGGCGGCAACGATATCTACCAAGTCGATAACGCGTCGGATGAGGTTTTTGAGGCGGGAGGACAGGGCTCCGATACGGTCCAGACAACGGTGAGTTATACTCTCGCAGCCGGGCAGGAGATCGAGACGCTACGGCTCCTCGGAAGCACGGGTTCAACGGCACTCAATCTGACCGGCAACGAGTTCGTCAACACGCTCATCGGAAATGCCGGAGCCAATATTCTCGATGGCAAAGCCGGAGCCGACACGCTTCAAGGTCTCGGCGGCAATGATATCTATCAGATAGACAATGCGGGCGACATTGTAATGGAGTCGGCCGGACAGGGGGCCGACACTGTGCAGACAGCAGTGAGTTATACGCTTGCTGCCGGTCAGGAAATCGAGACGTTGCGGCTGCTCGGCAGTACGGGCTCGACGGCGCTCAATCTGACCGGCAATACCTTCGGACAGACGTTGATCGGCAATGCCGGCGCCAATATCCTCGATGGCAAGGCCGGCGCTGATACGCTTCAAGGTCTCGGCGGCAACGATGTCTATCAGATCGACAATATCGGGGACACGGTGCTCGAATTGATCGGGCAGGGTGCCGATACCGTGCAAACGGCCGTCAGCTACGCGCTTGCGATCGGCCAGGAGATCGAAACGCTGCGGCTGCTTGCAAGTACGGGTTCTGCGGCGCTTAATCTGACCGGCAATGCGTTTGGACAGTCGCTGATCGGAAATACGGGTGCAAATACGCTGAACGGCGGGCGGGGGAAGGACACGCTCATCGGCGGGCAGGGCGATGACACCTATTTTTTCAACACAACGCTCGATGCAGCAACCAATGACGATACCATCGTCGGCTTCTCCGGCGTGGCCGGCAATAACGACACGATTGCGCTTAGACAAACTATTTTCGCCAATCTTTCGGCTGGCTCGCTGAATGCCGCAAATTTCATCGCCACGTCGACGGGAGCGGCACAGGATGCGAATGATTTTATTGTCTACGACTTGCGAGATGGCGCGCTCATCTATGATACAAACGGCAGTGCATCTGGTGGTGACATCGTTTTCGCCCGTTTGTCCGGCATTCCAACGCTGACGGCAGCAGACTTTGTGATCGTTTAG
- a CDS encoding tellurite resistance TerB family protein has translation MPDHLSHHEALIYVMVMMSAVDKTMADDELERIGSLTRFLPIFRDFARERLIPTARDCAALLDGAEGLDIALEVVREALPARLNDTAYALAVEVAAADHAIRNEEIRFLQLLRDRLDLDKLTCAAIERSAIARFRK, from the coding sequence ATGCCAGACCATCTGAGCCACCATGAAGCCCTCATCTATGTCATGGTCATGATGTCGGCAGTGGATAAGACCATGGCGGATGACGAGTTGGAGAGGATCGGCAGTCTGACCCGCTTTTTGCCGATCTTCAGAGACTTTGCGAGGGAACGCCTGATCCCGACGGCGCGTGACTGTGCGGCTTTGCTCGATGGGGCCGAAGGGCTGGATATCGCCTTGGAGGTGGTGCGCGAGGCGCTGCCGGCGCGTCTCAACGACACGGCGTATGCCCTTGCCGTGGAAGTCGCAGCAGCCGACCATGCGATCCGGAACGAGGAAATTCGGTTCCTGCAGCTTCTGAGGGATCGGCTGGATCTCGACAAACTCACCTGCGCCGCGATCGAGCGGAGCGCCATTGCCCGCTTTCGCAAGTAA
- a CDS encoding glycosyltransferase family 2 protein: MTVGISSLFALEYAGLFRGLLPMLSQTDLPLPLGGTSNHFRTQELRLIGGWDPYNMTEDADLGLRLHRMGYRSRVIYKPTLEDAPVKLNVWIGQRSRWFKGWLQTWLVLMRKPMKLIGEIGWAGFAVFQILIGGMLLSSLSHPIIIGFLGYLTWLMFQEGTHTDSTLAFWLFVVDIVNIFGSYAVFVSLGRSRMDKGELRKLGWRWVFVPVYWLVMSIAAWKAVIELNTNPFSWKKTPHLPVAQK; this comes from the coding sequence GTGACGGTTGGTATAAGCTCACTGTTTGCGCTGGAATATGCAGGCCTGTTCCGCGGCTTGCTGCCTATGCTGTCCCAGACGGATCTGCCGCTGCCGCTGGGCGGCACGTCCAACCATTTCCGGACGCAGGAGTTAAGGCTGATCGGCGGATGGGATCCCTACAACATGACAGAAGATGCAGACCTTGGCCTCAGGTTGCACCGGATGGGTTACCGGTCCCGCGTCATCTACAAGCCGACGCTGGAAGATGCGCCGGTGAAGCTGAACGTCTGGATCGGTCAGCGAAGCAGATGGTTCAAGGGCTGGCTGCAGACCTGGCTGGTACTGATGCGCAAGCCAATGAAACTGATTGGCGAAATCGGATGGGCCGGCTTCGCCGTTTTCCAGATCCTGATCGGCGGCATGCTTCTTTCATCGCTGTCTCACCCGATCATCATAGGCTTCCTGGGCTATCTGACATGGCTGATGTTTCAGGAGGGAACACATACGGACAGCACGCTGGCCTTCTGGTTGTTTGTCGTCGATATCGTCAATATTTTCGGTAGTTACGCGGTCTTTGTTTCGCTGGGTCGTAGCCGAATGGACAAAGGTGAGTTGCGGAAGCTGGGATGGCGTTGGGTGTTCGTGCCGGTTTATTGGCTGGTCATGTCGATTGCAGCCTGGAAAGCGGTCATTGAATTGAACACCAATCCATTTTCCTGGAAGAAAACCCCGCATCTTCCTGTTGCCCAGAAATAG
- a CDS encoding 2'-deoxycytidine 5'-triphosphate deaminase: MTRQTGILADRAIGALFEMARLKSEARLDSDQIQPASLDLRLGSKAFRVRASFLPGPSHLVSDKLDRLKLHVIDLSEGAVLETGCVYIVPLMESLDLPPGMSASANPKSSTGRLDIFTRVITDRAQEFDKIPVGYCGPLYLEISPRTFPVIVRRGSRLSQIRFRIGHALLSEAEVLLLHESDVLVASETPNVSGAGIALSIDLKGTGADGLIGYRGKHHTAVVDVDKKAEHGIFDFWEPLYSRGADELILDPDEFYILVSREAVHVPPLYAAEMTPFDPLVGEFRVHYAGFFDPGFGHASAGGKGSRAVLEVRSHEVPFILEHGQIVGRLVYEHMLERPEGLYGLSLGSNYQAQGLKLSKHFRAE; this comes from the coding sequence ATGACGAGGCAAACCGGCATTCTGGCCGATCGCGCGATCGGCGCGCTGTTTGAGATGGCGCGATTGAAAAGCGAAGCCAGACTGGACAGCGATCAGATCCAGCCGGCAAGCCTTGATCTGCGCCTGGGCTCGAAGGCATTTCGTGTGCGCGCCAGCTTCCTTCCCGGTCCCAGCCATCTTGTTTCCGACAAACTCGACCGGTTGAAATTACACGTCATCGATCTCTCCGAAGGCGCGGTGCTCGAAACCGGTTGTGTCTACATCGTACCGTTGATGGAAAGCCTTGATCTCCCACCCGGCATGTCGGCCTCGGCCAACCCGAAAAGTTCCACCGGCCGCCTCGACATCTTCACCCGCGTCATCACCGACCGCGCGCAGGAATTCGACAAGATCCCGGTAGGCTATTGCGGTCCGCTCTATCTCGAAATCAGCCCGCGCACCTTTCCGGTGATCGTCCGGCGTGGCTCGCGCCTGTCGCAGATCCGCTTTCGCATCGGCCATGCCCTGTTGAGCGAGGCCGAAGTCCTGTTGCTGCATGAAAGCGATGTCCTGGTCGCAAGCGAAACGCCGAATGTTTCCGGTGCCGGCATTGCGCTGTCCATCGATCTGAAGGGAACCGGTGCGGATGGACTTATCGGCTATCGTGGCAAGCACCACACAGCCGTCGTCGATGTCGATAAGAAGGCCGAGCACGGAATTTTCGATTTCTGGGAGCCGCTGTACAGCCGGGGTGCAGACGAGCTGATTCTTGATCCCGACGAATTCTACATTCTCGTCTCGCGTGAGGCCGTGCATGTCCCTCCGCTCTACGCCGCCGAGATGACGCCGTTCGATCCGCTGGTCGGCGAGTTCCGCGTGCACTACGCCGGCTTCTTCGATCCCGGCTTCGGCCACGCTTCGGCCGGTGGCAAGGGCAGCCGGGCCGTGCTCGAGGTGCGCAGCCATGAGGTTCCCTTCATCCTGGAGCATGGCCAGATCGTCGGACGGCTGGTTTACGAGCATATGCTGGAACGGCCCGAGGGGCTGTATGGTCTCAGCCTCGGTTCCAACTACCAGGCGCAGGGACTGAAGCTTTCCAAGCATTTCCGCGCTGAGTAG
- a CDS encoding glycosyltransferase, translated as MVKIPLIFRGARIPDTIMIHPTEIGQLPRGRHGDCMRLGEYPDKSGMATANETAAGKAKPAAITKFAPALLQEGRLLLRMGIGKPLIAQATIRAADHGTTVEEELLACGKIDEAIYFEAVAEMLDLNFMAEIDAHRVQDMDMLDTQLVRPETLRIHHASKPPITVVVPSLSKLGHLSAILRRTPQLKGLLAISTPSAVRKAAWEAGRLRRVTATTRHLFETRPVQSARITFWGKQGFYAGIALYSMLVMGIVLPMTSLLALHVALTLLFVSNFLIRLYALNCSSIVERAAAPPKRDLTAGPLPVYSILIALYKEKAVAAQLISALDRIDWPRARLDIKLICEEDDHETIMTLQALALSSEYEIVLVPVHMPRTKPKALSYALPGVRGDFVTVYDAEDRPHPSQLREAYAAFVAASPEVICLQAPLVVTNGQQSWLIPTVSEHDSEGDSQQPTNLNL; from the coding sequence ATGGTTAAAATCCCCTTAATTTTTAGGGGTGCGCGAATTCCAGATACCATTATGATCCATCCCACGGAAATTGGGCAATTGCCGCGGGGGCGGCATGGGGATTGCATGCGTCTCGGAGAATATCCGGACAAGTCCGGAATGGCTACTGCAAATGAGACCGCTGCCGGGAAAGCAAAGCCAGCGGCGATAACGAAATTCGCGCCGGCTCTCTTGCAGGAAGGGCGGCTCCTGTTGCGCATGGGCATCGGCAAGCCACTCATCGCACAAGCAACCATTCGGGCAGCCGACCACGGCACTACGGTCGAGGAAGAGCTTCTCGCCTGCGGAAAAATCGACGAAGCCATTTATTTCGAAGCGGTGGCCGAGATGCTCGACCTCAATTTCATGGCTGAAATCGACGCGCATCGCGTACAGGACATGGACATGCTCGATACGCAGCTCGTTCGGCCGGAGACCCTGCGAATTCATCATGCAAGCAAACCGCCCATTACCGTCGTCGTCCCGTCGCTATCAAAGCTAGGCCACTTGAGCGCGATTTTACGGCGGACACCACAGTTGAAAGGATTGCTTGCGATATCGACACCCTCGGCTGTACGCAAGGCCGCCTGGGAGGCCGGGCGGTTGCGGCGCGTAACAGCAACCACGCGGCATCTTTTTGAAACGAGACCCGTCCAGAGCGCCCGCATCACTTTTTGGGGTAAACAAGGCTTTTATGCCGGTATCGCGCTCTACAGCATGCTCGTCATGGGCATCGTGCTGCCGATGACGAGCTTGCTGGCCCTGCATGTTGCCTTGACGCTTCTGTTTGTCTCAAACTTTCTGATCCGCCTTTACGCATTGAATTGCTCGTCCATCGTGGAACGCGCCGCGGCTCCGCCAAAGAGAGACCTAACCGCAGGGCCTCTCCCGGTCTATTCAATCCTGATCGCACTTTACAAGGAGAAGGCAGTCGCGGCGCAACTCATCTCGGCCCTCGACCGGATCGACTGGCCGCGCGCGCGGCTCGATATCAAACTGATCTGCGAAGAGGACGATCACGAGACGATCATGACGCTTCAGGCGCTGGCGCTCTCGTCGGAATACGAAATCGTGCTGGTCCCCGTTCATATGCCCAGGACCAAGCCGAAGGCGCTGAGCTATGCTCTTCCCGGCGTACGCGGAGATTTCGTTACTGTTTACGACGCGGAAGACAGGCCGCATCCTAGCCAGTTGCGCGAGGCCTATGCCGCCTTTGTGGCAGCATCACCAGAGGTGATCTGCCTGCAGGCGCCCCTCGTTGTCACCAATGGTCAGCAATCCTGGCTAATACCAACCGTCAGTGAGCATGACTCTGAAGGGGATTCCCAGCAGCCAACGAATCTGAATCTGTGA
- a CDS encoding transporter substrate-binding domain-containing protein, producing the protein MVSGIRAPLKIKGILTICVSLVVSFLGVSHAAEKAGELPVLFDLRERIARPDLSGLARLRFLTTVDFPPFNFIDQSGRLAGFHIDLAREICRELEIEDKCQIQAVTFGELQPALEGGQGEAVIAGIATKAELRQSFLFSRPYLHLPARFAANRQAMGEDMTVNGLNGKLIGTVAGTTHEAMLKSFFPKLDIASFADRPAMLAALRQKKVAAVFSDGMQLSFWTASAEAAGCCALLDGAYVSQRFLGEGLSIMNRRNEPALTQAIDHALLELSRKGRLNEIYLRYFPAGLF; encoded by the coding sequence ATGGTATCTGGAATTCGCGCACCCCTAAAAATTAAGGGGATTTTAACCATTTGCGTGTCACTGGTTGTATCTTTTTTGGGTGTATCACACGCTGCGGAAAAGGCAGGAGAATTGCCTGTTCTGTTCGACCTGCGCGAGCGGATCGCCCGGCCAGACCTCAGTGGTTTGGCCCGGCTGCGCTTTCTGACGACGGTCGATTTTCCGCCCTTCAATTTCATCGATCAGTCCGGCCGGCTGGCGGGGTTCCATATCGACCTGGCGCGCGAAATCTGCCGCGAACTGGAAATCGAAGACAAATGTCAAATTCAGGCCGTCACCTTTGGGGAGTTGCAGCCCGCGCTCGAAGGCGGGCAGGGAGAAGCGGTGATTGCCGGTATCGCCACCAAGGCGGAACTTCGCCAGAGCTTCCTTTTTTCCCGCCCTTACCTGCATCTCCCGGCACGGTTCGCAGCCAACCGGCAGGCGATGGGTGAGGATATGACGGTGAACGGTCTGAACGGAAAGCTGATCGGCACGGTCGCAGGCACGACACACGAGGCCATGCTGAAGTCCTTTTTCCCAAAGCTGGATATTGCATCTTTTGCGGACCGGCCTGCAATGCTTGCGGCGCTCAGACAAAAAAAGGTCGCTGCGGTCTTTTCTGATGGCATGCAGCTTTCCTTCTGGACTGCCAGCGCAGAAGCGGCCGGCTGTTGCGCCCTGCTGGACGGCGCCTATGTCTCGCAACGGTTTCTGGGGGAAGGTCTGTCGATCATGAATCGCAGGAATGAGCCTGCCCTGACCCAGGCCATCGACCACGCTCTTCTAGAACTTTCCCGGAAAGGCCGCCTGAACGAAATCTATTTGCGCTATTTTCCCGCGGGATTGTTTTGA
- the apaG gene encoding Co2+/Mg2+ efflux protein ApaG has product MYRALTRDIEVTVEPYYLEEQSDPDDSRYVWGYRILISNFSKQTVRLMTRYWHITDENGQVDEVNGPGVIGEQPVLSPGDTYEYSSGCPLDTPSGVMFGHYSMETVEGETFLVDIPAFSLDSPGQARTLN; this is encoded by the coding sequence ATGTATCGCGCGCTGACCCGCGACATAGAGGTAACGGTCGAACCTTATTACCTGGAGGAGCAGTCCGATCCGGACGACAGCCGCTATGTCTGGGGCTACCGCATCCTGATATCCAATTTCTCGAAGCAAACGGTGCGACTGATGACGCGCTACTGGCACATTACCGACGAAAATGGTCAGGTGGATGAAGTCAACGGTCCCGGCGTGATCGGCGAGCAGCCGGTGCTCAGTCCGGGCGACACATACGAGTATTCGTCCGGCTGCCCGCTCGACACGCCGTCCGGCGTGATGTTCGGGCATTATTCGATGGAGACGGTGGAAGGCGAGACGTTCCTTGTGGACATTCCCGCCTTCTCGCTCGATTCTCCAGGTCAGGCGCGCACGCTGAACTGA
- a CDS encoding O-succinylhomoserine sulfhydrylase, which produces MSKNWRPATQLVHGGTTRSNHGETSEAIFMTQGFVYDSSEAAEARFKGETDGFIYARYGSPTNDMFEQRMCMLEGAEDARATASGMAAVSAAILCQLRAGDHIVAARALFGSCRWVVETLAPKYGIEFTLIDGRFLENWEKAVKPNTKVFFLESPTNPTLEVVDIEGVAKIANAIGVKVIVDNVFATPLMQKPLELGAHIVVYSATKHIDGQGRCLGGVILSDKEWINEHLHDYFRHTGPALSPFNAWTLLKGIETLPLRVRQQSENAARIADFLADRKEIAKVIYPGRKDHPQADIIARQMKGGSTLVCFELKGGKDAAFKLQNALDTVLISNNLGDSKSLITHPATTTHKNLTDEARAELGISPGTVRFSAGIEDSEDLIEDFARALDAAHA; this is translated from the coding sequence ATGAGCAAAAATTGGCGCCCCGCGACCCAGCTCGTCCATGGTGGCACGACCCGTTCGAACCATGGTGAAACCTCCGAAGCCATATTCATGACGCAGGGCTTCGTCTACGACAGCTCGGAAGCCGCCGAAGCCCGCTTCAAGGGCGAGACCGACGGTTTCATTTATGCCCGGTACGGCAGCCCCACCAACGACATGTTCGAGCAGCGCATGTGCATGCTGGAAGGCGCGGAAGATGCGCGCGCGACGGCGTCCGGCATGGCGGCGGTGTCCGCGGCGATCCTCTGCCAGTTGAGGGCCGGCGACCATATCGTTGCTGCACGCGCCCTGTTCGGCTCCTGCCGCTGGGTGGTCGAGACGCTGGCGCCGAAATATGGCATCGAATTCACGCTGATCGATGGACGCTTCCTCGAAAACTGGGAAAAGGCCGTCAAACCGAATACCAAGGTTTTCTTTCTCGAAAGCCCGACCAACCCGACGCTCGAAGTTGTCGATATCGAAGGCGTGGCAAAAATCGCGAATGCTATTGGCGTCAAGGTCATCGTCGACAATGTCTTTGCCACGCCGCTGATGCAAAAGCCTTTGGAACTCGGTGCGCATATCGTCGTCTATTCCGCGACCAAGCATATCGACGGCCAGGGTCGTTGCCTCGGTGGCGTTATCCTGTCCGACAAGGAATGGATCAACGAGCATCTGCACGACTATTTCCGCCATACGGGACCGGCTCTTTCGCCCTTCAACGCCTGGACGCTGCTGAAGGGTATCGAAACGCTGCCCTTGCGCGTGCGCCAGCAAAGCGAGAATGCGGCGCGTATCGCCGATTTTCTCGCCGATCGGAAAGAGATTGCAAAGGTGATCTATCCGGGGCGCAAGGACCATCCGCAGGCCGATATCATCGCGCGCCAGATGAAGGGCGGCTCTACGCTGGTTTGTTTCGAGCTGAAAGGCGGCAAGGATGCTGCTTTCAAGCTGCAGAACGCGCTGGACACTGTTCTGATCTCCAACAATCTCGGCGACTCGAAAAGCCTCATCACACACCCCGCAACGACCACGCACAAGAACCTCACGGATGAAGCGCGTGCCGAACTTGGCATTTCTCCCGGCACCGTGCGTTTTTCCGCGGGCATCGAAGACAGCGAAGATCTGATCGAGGATTTTGCACGGGCATTGGATGCTGCTCACGCCTGA